The Pygocentrus nattereri isolate fPygNat1 chromosome 4, fPygNat1.pri, whole genome shotgun sequence genome includes a window with the following:
- the LOC119263190 gene encoding zona pellucida sperm-binding protein 4-like, producing MVKMWVSIACVALFVHLNSLGITAVSPWSPQAAKRPVPHFPGPRDPPQEAKWPLPHFPGPRDPPQEAKQPLPHFPGLLDPQQPVVTPHICGVDDVDRVPCGEPGIDAAQCGAINCCFDGQQCYYGRTVTVQCTIDGQFVLVVARDTTLPRLSLDSISLLGGSDAPCSAVDSNADFAIYQFPVTACGTRAMELGGYVVYENKMSSSYEVGVGPLGAITRDSHYELYFQCRYADATVAALAVQLASNNPPMPVAASGPLMVELRLGSGQCVTKGCMQAQAAYTSYYGDADYPVTKVLREPVYVEVRILGRTDPNIALVLGRCWATSSPDPFSIPQWELLVDGCPYQHDSYLTTPIPVDGSSGLQFPSHYKRFVLKMFAFVDHASMAPLQEKVFIHCSTSVCQLTAADSCEPRCSRQRRDVVAAGRKSSHQLTVVSSGEVIFTEKAETVPPELQGNPNLVE from the exons ATGGTAAAAATGTGGGTGAGTATAGCTTGTGTAGCACTTTTTGTGCACTTGAACAGTTTGGGCATTACAGCAGTATCTCCGTGGAGTCCACAAGCAGCAAAGCGGCCTGTCCCTCACTTTCCTGGGCCACGTGATCCTCCACAAGAAGCAAAGTGgcctctccctcactttcctgGGCCACGTGATCCTCCACaagaagcaaagcagcctctccctcactttcctgGGCTACTTGATCCTCAACAACCAGTGGTCACTCCTCATATCTGTGGAGTGGATGATGTTGACAGGGTTCCTTGTGGCGAACCTGGTATAGATGCTGCTCAGTGTGGTGCTATAAACTGCTGTTTTGATGGGCAGCAGTGCTACTATGGGAGAACTG TGACTGTCCAGTGCACGATAGATGGCCAGTTTGTGTTGGTGGTGGCCAGGGATACAACGCTACCCAGACTGAGCCTGGATTCAATCAGCCTGCTGGGAGGAAGTGACGCCCCCTGCAGTGCTGTTGATTCCAACGCTGACTTTGCTATCTACCAGTTTCCTGTAACTGCTTGTGGCACAAGAGCAATG GAGCTGGGTGGCTATGTGGTCTATGAGAACAAAATGTCCTCCTCCTATGAAGTTGGAGTGGGACCCCTTGGTGCCATCACAAGAGACAGCCACTATGA GCTTTACTTCCAGTGTAGGTATGCTGATGCAACTGTTGCAGCACTGGCTGTTCAGCTTGCCTCAAATAATCCTCCTATGCCTGTAGCTGCTTCTGGACCCCTCATGGTAGAACTAAGACTAggcagtggtcagtgtgtgacAAAGGGCTGTATGCAAG CACAAGCGGCCTATACATCGTACTACGGTGATGCTGACTACCCTGTGACTAAGGTTCTGAGGGAGCCTGTGTATGTTGAAGTGCGTATATTGGGGAGGACGGATCCCAATATTGCGCTGGTCTTGGGACGTTGCTGGGCAACCTCTTCCCCTGACCCCTTCAGCATTCCTCAGTGGGAGCTTCTGGTGGATGG GTGCCCATACCAGCATGACAGCTACCTGACTACTCCCATTCCAGTTGATGGGTCGTCTGGACTTCAGTTCCCCAGCCATTACAAGCGCTTTGTCCTGAAGATGTTCGCGTTTGTGGATCATGCCTCCATGGCTCCCTTGCAAGAGAAG GTGTTCATCCACTGTAGTACATCAGTGTGTCAGTTAACTGCAGCTGACTCCTGTGAACCAAGATGCAGCAGGCAAA GAAGAGATGTTGTCGCAGCAGGACGGAAGTCTTCTCATCAACTGACGGTAGTGTCTAGTGGGGAAGTCATCTTCACAGAGAAGGCTGAAACTGTACCACCTGAGCTTCAGGGAAATCCAAATCTTGTGGAATAA
- the LOC119263195 gene encoding zona pellucida sperm-binding protein 4-like, translating to MGITAVSPWSPQAAKRPVPHFPGPRDPPQEAKWPLPHFPGPRDPPQEAKQPLPHFPGLLDPQQPVVTPHICGVDDVDRVPCGEPGIDAAQCGAINCCFDGQQCYYGRTVTVQCTIDGQFVLVVARDTTLPRLSLDSISLLGGSDAPCSAVDSNADFAIYQFPVTACGTRAMELGGYVVYENKMSSSYEVGVGPLGAITRDSHYELYFQCRYADATVAALAVQLASNNPPMPVAASGPLMVELRLGSGQCVTKGCMQAQAAYTSYYGDADYPVTKVLREPVYVEVRILGRTDPNIALVLGRCWATSSPDPFSIPQWELLVDGCPYQHDSYLTTPIPVDGSSGLQFPSHYKRFVLKMFAFVDHASMAPLQEKVFIHCSTSVCQLTAADSCEPRCSRQRRDVVAAGRKSSHQLTVVSSGEVIFTEKAETVPPELQGNPNLVE from the exons ATGGGCATTACAGCAGTATCGCCGTGGAGTCCACAAGCAGCAAAGCGGCCTGTCCCTCACTTTCCTGGGCCACGTGATCCTCCACAAGAAGCAAAGTGgcctctccctcactttcctgGGCCACGTGATCCTCCACaagaagcaaagcagcctctccctcactttcctgGGCTACTTGATCCTCAACAACCAGTGGTCACTCCTCATATCTGTGGAGTGGATGATGTTGACAGGGTTCCTTGTGGCGAACCTGGTATAGATGCTGCTCAGTGTGGTGCTATAAACTGCTGTTTTGATGGGCAGCAGTGCTACTATGGGAGAACTG TGACTGTCCAGTGCACGATAGATGGCCAGTTTGTGTTGGTGGTGGCCAGGGATACAACGCTACCCAGACTGAGCCTGGATTCAATCAGCCTGCTGGGAGGAAGTGACGCCCCCTGCAGTGCTGTTGATTCCAACGCTGACTTTGCTATCTACCAGTTTCCTGTAACTGCTTGTGGCACAAGAGCAATG GAGCTGGGTGGCTATGTGGTCTATGAGAACAAAATGTCCTCCTCCTATGAAGTTGGAGTGGGACCCCTTGGTGCCATCACAAGAGACAGCCACTATGA GCTTTACTTCCAGTGTAGGTATGCTGATGCAACTGTTGCAGCACTGGCTGTTCAGCTTGCCTCAAATAATCCTCCTATGCCTGTAGCTGCTTCTGGACCCCTCATGGTAGAACTAAGACTAggcagtggtcagtgtgtgacAAAGGGCTGTATGCAAG CACAAGCGGCCTATACATCGTACTACGGTGATGCTGACTACCCTGTGACTAAGGTTCTGAGGGAGCCTGTGTATGTTGAAGTGCGTATATTGGGGAGGACGGATCCCAATATTGCGCTGGTCTTGGGACGTTGCTGGGCAACCTCTTCCCCTGACCCCTTCAGCATTCCTCAGTGGGAGCTTCTGGTGGATGG GTGCCCATACCAGCATGACAGCTACCTGACTACTCCCATTCCAGTTGATGGGTCGTCTGGACTTCAGTTCCCCAGCCATTACAAGCGCTTTGTCCTGAAGATGTTCGCGTTTGTGGATCATGCCTCCATGGCTCCCTTGCAAGAGAAG GTGTTCATCCACTGTAGTACATCAGTGTGTCAGTTAACTGCAGCTGACTCCTGTGAACCAAGATGCAGCAGGCAAA GAAGAGATGTTGTCGCAGCAGGACGGAAGTCTTCTCATCAACTGACGGTAGTGTCTAGTGGGGAAGTCATCTTCACAGAGAAGGCTGAAACTGTACCACCTGAGCTTCAGGGAAATCCAAATCTTGTGGAATAA